GGTATTTCAATAATCAAACGGTTGTGTATTTATTGAGTTAACGGTAAAATTCTTAACTTTCTTAAAATCATATTGTTATGTAATTGTAGTTTAAAAAAATGCGTAGAATTACCTGGTGTAACACGGTGATTTACGGCTTACTTAAATGGTATTTACCTGTTCGGGAAATTGGGGGTTTTCACGCTAAAATCAGGACTTCCGGTGATTTACCTTTGTAACAGGTAAAGTAATATTTTCAATAATAGGGATAAGGGTTAGGTTATTCGGAAAGCTGTTCCATCTTTGGAGCAGCTTTTTTATGCTTCACATTTCAGGAATAACCGGTTGAATCATGGAAAAGCCGTTACTTTGGCACTCCGGCAATCATAGATGATCCATGAAACCAAACGTTACCATTGAATATTGTCCAAAGTGTGGCTGGCTTTTACGAGCTGCATGGATGGCGCAGGAACTGCTTACTACCTTCCAGGACGATCTGAAATCTGTGAGTCTGATCCCTTCGGAAGTACCAGGGCGATACCAGATTACGTTAAATGAAGAACTGGTCTGGGACCGGAAACGCGAAGGCCATTTCCCGGAACCCAAGGAGTTGAAAAAACGGATAAGGGATATCATTGACCCTGAAAGAAACCTCGGACATAACGACAGGTAAATTATTATTAAAAAATTCATGAGACTAGGTATTACCAGCTTGCTCCTTTTGGGAGCGTTACATCTGAACGCCCAAAATAGGGTGGAGGACTCAATAACAGTAAAGCCGAAAAAGGCGTCGGTTAATTATTTTGGATTTCGTTTCGGAGGCTTGTCCAGTGATTTTAGTGGGAATGGAGGAGTGGGAATTCCTGCGCCGGGAGGGAAGTCGTTGCTGGGGTGGCATGCCGGTGGGGCGATGGATCTGTACACCAGGAAGTATTATAATGCCCGCGTTGAACTGTCCTATATTTCGAAGGGAGGGAAAGATACCTTTGGGAATGAGCGCATTGAAATGGAGAGTATGAACAGGTCTCAGTATGTCCAGCTCAGTGTTCTGCCGCTGATCGTAAAACCTGGTTTTAAAAAAATCAATCCCTATCTCGGACTTGGAGGGTACTACGCAAGGAGAGTCGCCATGAAGTCCAGAACCAGAACCAGTCTGGAGCCTGCGTGGGAGAATGATCCTGTAACGGCGCGGAACCTCAATGTGAAAAATGACTTTGGGTATTCTCTTTCTTTGGGTATTTATGTATGGAAAAGACCACTCTTAGAAATGCGTTATGAAGCCGGAATCCCTTCGGTATCCTCCACTTCCCGTATTAAAAACCGTTCTCTGGTGCTTTCCTTTTCAATTTAGCTTATGAATTCTTTGATAAAACCCGGTATCCGCTTGGTTTGTTTGATACTGGTCATCTTTATTTCCAGTGGTTGCGAAAAACAGATGACGCAGCCGGTGGACGATTTTTACCGTTTTGATAAAATGAGCCGGTTGACAATCAAGAAACCGGCTAAGACGGACTTCTTTCTTGGTATCGACAAGGCTGATATACCTTTGGAAGTAACCGCTTTCGACACAGAGGGGTTGATCATTAAAACACCCCAGGAAGCGGTTAGTTTTTATGCCAATGAAAACAAATTGGTCGACGAGTTGTTTACTCCTGACAAAGCTGGGGTTTTCAGGATAGTGGGGAAGCTGGCCGGGCAGGTGAGTGATACCGTTCGGCTAAGGGTGTTTGATCCGGCGTCCCTCACACTCCGGCTCACTGCGCTGGACGAAACGGATAATCAGCTCATTGCAAATGGGGTAGATACGCTCGGTTTTCGCATCGAGTTGCTATATGGTTCAGAGGTACTTAAGGTGGATATGCCTCTGGTACTTTATGTAAACGGAAAGGAAACCAGTCAGCCGTTTTCCACAACAGAAGCAGGTGAGTACAGGTTTGTTGCAAAGGGCCTTGGTATTGAAAGTAACGAAATTGTGATTAAAGCGATTTCCCTGCCTGCTTATGCTATCGTACGGCTTCC
This portion of the Dyadobacter sp. CECT 9275 genome encodes:
- a CDS encoding porin family protein; protein product: MRLGITSLLLLGALHLNAQNRVEDSITVKPKKASVNYFGFRFGGLSSDFSGNGGVGIPAPGGKSLLGWHAGGAMDLYTRKYYNARVELSYISKGGKDTFGNERIEMESMNRSQYVQLSVLPLIVKPGFKKINPYLGLGGYYARRVAMKSRTRTSLEPAWENDPVTARNLNVKNDFGYSLSLGIYVWKRPLLEMRYEAGIPSVSSTSRIKNRSLVLSFSI
- a CDS encoding SelT/SelW/SelH family protein, with product MKPNVTIEYCPKCGWLLRAAWMAQELLTTFQDDLKSVSLIPSEVPGRYQITLNEELVWDRKREGHFPEPKELKKRIRDIIDPERNLGHNDR